The following are encoded together in the Xanthomonas sacchari genome:
- a CDS encoding lipid asymmetry maintenance protein MlaB: MRSTPPDEQDPPLQLIVDGDMTIRRAAELKPLLLPALEHPGGLRLQLQEVTDIDATGVQLLLATQAALRALGRPFQLEGCSTAVGDALALLGLDDAFERVGDDTLH, translated from the coding sequence ATGCGCTCGACGCCCCCCGACGAACAGGATCCGCCGCTGCAACTGATCGTGGACGGCGACATGACCATCCGCCGCGCGGCCGAACTCAAGCCGCTGCTGCTGCCCGCGCTGGAACATCCCGGCGGGTTGCGCCTGCAGTTGCAGGAGGTGACCGACATCGACGCCACCGGCGTGCAGCTGCTGCTGGCCACCCAGGCGGCACTGCGCGCACTGGGACGCCCATTCCAGCTCGAGGGCTGCAGCACCGCGGTCGGCGATGCGCTGGCCCTGCTCGGCCTGGACGACGCGTTCGAGCGCGTCGGCGACGACACCCTTCACTAA
- a CDS encoding chemotaxis protein CheA encodes MNMDQLLQTFIAESRDLLEDMERNLLEAERGEAGPDAVNAIFRAAHTIKGSGGLFDLAQLVGFTHVVESVLDLVREHAVALDSELIQLMLACCDHIRALVEAAAGGKADEATLTADGAPLLQRLQTYLQPAATPAAKASAAAAAPAAPAHTGYWRISLQLFTDALRFGNSPLHLIRCLRSLGSLEAVRTRHDRVPALPDLDPEACYLGFDILLRSDAQQAAIEDIFEFVRDDCDLQVLAVDPQGDAANLDLPLLVAEAGSQASADDFAGFDNADAPVAAAPAAASTPAAAATTAASAGPAKAAGARGEGGSIRVDADKLDRMIDLVGELIIAVASTGANAQRTGDAQLLESTSILAGLVEEVRESALQLRMVKIGGTFSRFHRVVHDVARELGKDIALVVNGEDTELDKSVVEKIADPLTHLVRNAMDHGIEPAEVRQARGKPVRGTVRLNAFHDSGSIVIQISDDGGGLNRDRILAKALERGLIEPGRQLSDREVFALIFEPGFSTAEKVTNLSGRGVGMDVVKRNIAALRGSVDISSQQDVGTTISVRLPLTLAIINGFQVGVGKSVFVVPLDVVEECVEFAPNYQSEYIDLRGNVLPYVRLRSLFAIAGAPPARESIVVIRQGAQRFGLVVDTLLGEWQTVIKPLSKVFAQVKGISGSSILGSGGVALILDVPSLLGQLQPGAESLAA; translated from the coding sequence ATGAACATGGATCAATTGCTGCAGACCTTCATCGCCGAGAGCCGCGACCTGCTCGAGGACATGGAGCGCAATCTGTTGGAAGCCGAGCGCGGCGAAGCCGGTCCGGATGCGGTCAACGCGATCTTTCGCGCCGCCCACACCATCAAGGGCTCCGGCGGCCTGTTCGACCTGGCGCAACTGGTCGGCTTCACCCACGTGGTGGAGAGCGTGCTGGACCTGGTGCGCGAGCATGCCGTCGCTCTGGATTCGGAGCTGATCCAACTGATGCTGGCCTGCTGCGACCACATCCGCGCGCTGGTGGAAGCCGCGGCCGGCGGCAAGGCCGACGAAGCCACGCTCACCGCCGACGGCGCGCCGCTGCTGCAACGTCTGCAGACCTACCTGCAACCCGCCGCCACGCCGGCGGCCAAGGCGAGCGCCGCCGCGGCAGCGCCGGCCGCGCCCGCGCACACCGGCTACTGGCGGATCTCGCTGCAGCTGTTCACCGATGCGCTGCGCTTCGGCAACTCGCCGCTGCACCTGATCCGCTGCCTGCGCAGCCTCGGCAGCCTGGAAGCGGTACGCACCCGCCACGACCGCGTGCCGGCGTTGCCGGACCTGGATCCGGAGGCCTGCTACCTGGGCTTCGACATCCTGCTGCGCAGCGACGCGCAACAGGCGGCGATCGAGGACATCTTCGAATTCGTGCGCGACGACTGCGACCTGCAGGTGCTGGCGGTGGACCCGCAGGGCGACGCCGCCAACCTGGATCTGCCGCTGCTGGTGGCCGAGGCCGGCAGCCAGGCCAGTGCCGACGATTTCGCCGGGTTCGACAACGCCGACGCGCCGGTTGCGGCCGCGCCCGCCGCGGCCAGCACGCCGGCGGCAGCGGCCACCACTGCCGCCAGCGCCGGCCCGGCCAAGGCCGCGGGCGCGCGCGGCGAAGGCGGCTCGATCCGCGTCGACGCCGACAAGCTGGACCGCATGATCGACCTGGTCGGCGAACTGATCATCGCCGTCGCCAGCACCGGCGCCAACGCCCAGCGCACCGGCGATGCGCAATTGCTGGAATCCACCTCGATCCTGGCCGGGCTGGTCGAAGAGGTGCGCGAAAGCGCGCTGCAGCTGCGCATGGTCAAGATCGGCGGCACCTTCAGCCGCTTCCACCGCGTGGTCCACGACGTCGCCCGCGAGTTGGGCAAGGACATCGCGCTGGTGGTCAATGGCGAGGACACCGAGCTGGACAAGTCGGTGGTGGAGAAGATCGCCGATCCGCTGACCCACCTGGTGCGCAACGCCATGGATCACGGCATCGAACCGGCCGAGGTGCGCCAGGCGCGTGGCAAGCCGGTGCGCGGCACCGTGCGCCTCAACGCCTTCCACGATTCCGGCAGCATCGTCATCCAGATCAGCGACGACGGCGGCGGCCTCAACCGCGACCGGATCCTGGCCAAGGCGTTGGAACGCGGCCTGATCGAACCCGGCCGCCAGCTCTCCGACCGCGAAGTGTTCGCGCTGATCTTCGAGCCGGGCTTCTCCACCGCCGAGAAGGTCACCAATCTGTCCGGCCGCGGGGTCGGCATGGACGTGGTCAAGCGCAACATCGCCGCGCTGCGCGGCAGCGTGGACATCAGCAGCCAGCAGGACGTCGGCACCACCATCTCGGTGCGGCTGCCGCTGACCCTGGCGATCATCAACGGCTTTCAGGTCGGGGTCGGCAAGTCGGTGTTCGTGGTGCCGCTGGACGTGGTCGAGGAATGCGTGGAGTTCGCGCCGAACTACCAGAGCGAGTACATCGACCTGCGCGGCAACGTGCTGCCCTACGTACGCCTGCGCTCGCTGTTCGCCATCGCCGGCGCGCCGCCGGCGCGCGAGAGCATCGTGGTGATCCGCCAGGGCGCGCAGCGGTTCGGCCTGGTGGTCGAC
- a CDS encoding YwqG family protein — translation MKTLHAVAVSAAIGLGLAALLVGLLVGGGRWLLRAQLHDTPTATTAAPVADAEQLATQALAPYQARLQATRRPVLQVRLQPMTQDDRLASKVGGRPYWTADRPYPHAADGQPLALLAQINLARMPPLPGYPRQGMLQFFIGGDDFYGANFGGARSDLAALSEQRNFRVVYWPQPKASARQAEVPLLAADTLPFDPARPRAMRFDAGEETIGSSDVRFEQVLGTPLEQVAAAYAKRHAVSQDAVDDALFDALSRGGNKLGGYPEFTQEDPRTLQDKQVLLLQLDSDEEMMWGDSGVANFFIDPDDLRRGDFSRVAYHWDCF, via the coding sequence ATGAAGACTTTGCATGCCGTGGCCGTCTCCGCGGCGATCGGGCTGGGCCTGGCCGCGCTGCTGGTGGGGCTGCTGGTGGGCGGTGGCAGGTGGCTGCTGCGCGCGCAGCTCCACGACACGCCGACCGCCACCACCGCCGCTCCAGTCGCCGATGCGGAGCAACTGGCGACGCAGGCATTGGCTCCTTACCAGGCGCGCCTGCAGGCCACGCGCCGGCCGGTGCTGCAGGTGCGACTGCAGCCGATGACGCAGGACGATCGCCTGGCCAGCAAGGTCGGCGGCCGCCCTTACTGGACCGCGGACAGGCCGTATCCGCACGCGGCCGACGGCCAGCCGCTGGCGCTGCTGGCGCAGATCAATCTGGCGCGAATGCCGCCGCTGCCCGGCTACCCGCGCCAGGGCATGCTGCAGTTCTTCATCGGCGGCGACGATTTCTACGGGGCCAACTTCGGTGGCGCGCGCAGCGACCTGGCCGCGCTGAGCGAACAACGCAATTTCCGCGTGGTGTACTGGCCGCAGCCGAAGGCGTCGGCGCGGCAGGCCGAGGTGCCGTTGTTGGCGGCCGACACGCTGCCGTTCGATCCGGCGCGGCCGCGGGCGATGCGGTTCGACGCAGGCGAGGAAACCATCGGCAGCAGCGATGTGCGCTTCGAGCAGGTGCTGGGCACGCCGCTGGAGCAGGTGGCCGCCGCCTACGCCAAGCGCCACGCGGTGTCGCAAGATGCGGTGGACGACGCGCTGTTCGATGCGCTGAGCCGTGGCGGCAACAAGCTCGGCGGCTACCCGGAGTTCACCCAGGAAGACCCGCGTACCCTGCAGGACAAGCAGGTCCTGCTGCTGCAGTTGGACAGCGACGAGGAGATGATGTGGGGCGACAGCGGCGTCGCCAATTTCTTCATCGATCCGGACGACCTGCGGCGCGGCGATTTCAGCCGGGTCGCCTATCACTGGGACTGCTTCTGA
- the mfd gene encoding transcription-repair coupling factor — MPPLPFPVPPLPKSGQLRAHWRAPASSTALAWHIACAASAHRGPLLVVARDNQSAHQLEADLHSLLGDDPSLPVVPFPDWETLPYDQFSPHPDIVSQRLAALHRLPTLTQGIVVVPVQTLMQRVAPLRYIVGGSFDLRVGQRLDLDAEKRRLESAGYRNVPQVMDPGDFAVRGGLLDVYPMGTDAPLRIELLDEDIDSIRAFDPESQRSLDHVQAVRMLPGREVPMDDASVERVLTALRERFDVDTRRSALYQDLKAGLAPSGIEYYLPLFFQETRGSGAREATATLFDYLGEHVLPLIAPGVGAAADAFWAQTQARYEQRRHDVERPLLAPEELYQAPDALRERLNGLPRIDVWAADHPRIDEAQALGDQPLPPLPVAAKDAAPGAALKSFLDHYPGRVLIAADSPGRREALLEVLAAAELKPEVLPNFAAFVPSPTGRRWREAPDEGAALARSETKKAGSAAASKAAQTQNSSGRTLTPTPLPEGEGLDSGAIAARFAIAVAPLDDGFALEEPRIAVLTERQLFPERASQPRRSRRVGREPEAIIRDLGELSEGAPIVHEDHGVGRYRGLIVLDAGGMPGEFLEIEYAKGDRLYVPVAQLHLISRYSGASAETAPLHSLGGEQWTKAKRKAAEKVRDVAAELLEIQARRQARAGLALQVDRAMYEPFAAGFPFEETPDQLAAIDATLRDLASSQPMDRVVCGDVGFGKTEVAVRAAFAAASAGKQVAVLVPTTLLAEQHYRNFRDRFADYPLKVEVLSRFKSSKEIKAELEKVAAGSIDVIVGTHRLLQPDVKFKDLGMVIVDEEQRFGVRQKEALKALRANVHLLTLTATPIPRTLNMAMAGLRDLSIIATPPPNRLAVQTFVTQWDNALLREAFQRELARGGQLYFLHNDVESIGRMQRELSELVPEARIGIAHGQMPERELEKVMLDFQKQRFNVLLSTTIIESGIDIPNANTIVINRADRFGLAQLHQLRGRVGRSHHRAYAYLLVPDRRSITPDAQKRLDAIASMDELGAGFTLATHDLEIRGAGELLGEDQSGQMAEVGFSLYTELLERAVRSIRQGKLPDLDAGEEVRGAEVELHVPALIPDDYLPDVHTRLTLYKRISSARDSDGLRELQVEMIDRFGLLPDPVKHLFAIAELKLQANALGIRKLELGEHGGRLVFEAKPNVDPMTIIQMIQKQPKLYAMDGPDKLKLKLPLPEAADRFNAARGLLTALSPR, encoded by the coding sequence ATGCCGCCCCTTCCCTTCCCCGTTCCGCCGCTGCCCAAGTCCGGCCAGCTCCGCGCGCACTGGCGCGCTCCCGCGTCCTCCACCGCACTGGCCTGGCACATCGCCTGCGCCGCGTCCGCGCATCGCGGGCCGTTGCTGGTGGTCGCACGCGACAACCAGAGCGCGCATCAGCTCGAAGCCGACCTGCACAGCCTGCTCGGCGACGATCCGAGCCTGCCGGTGGTGCCGTTTCCGGACTGGGAAACCCTGCCCTACGACCAGTTCAGTCCGCACCCGGACATCGTCAGCCAGCGCCTGGCCGCGCTGCACCGGCTGCCGACGCTGACCCAGGGCATCGTGGTGGTGCCGGTGCAGACGCTGATGCAGCGGGTGGCGCCGCTGCGCTACATCGTCGGCGGCAGTTTCGACTTGCGCGTGGGCCAGCGCCTGGACCTGGATGCGGAGAAGCGGCGGCTGGAAAGCGCCGGCTACCGCAACGTGCCGCAGGTGATGGACCCGGGCGATTTCGCCGTGCGCGGCGGCCTGCTCGACGTGTACCCGATGGGCACCGACGCACCGTTGCGCATCGAACTGCTGGACGAGGACATCGATTCGATCCGCGCCTTCGACCCGGAGTCGCAGCGTTCGCTGGACCATGTGCAGGCGGTGCGCATGCTGCCCGGGCGCGAAGTGCCGATGGACGATGCGAGCGTGGAGCGGGTGTTGACCGCGCTGCGCGAACGTTTCGACGTGGACACCCGGCGCAGCGCGCTGTACCAGGATCTGAAGGCCGGGCTGGCGCCGTCGGGCATCGAGTACTACCTGCCGCTGTTCTTCCAGGAGACCCGTGGCAGCGGCGCGCGCGAGGCCACCGCCACCCTGTTCGATTACCTGGGCGAGCACGTGCTGCCGTTGATCGCCCCGGGCGTGGGCGCCGCCGCCGATGCGTTCTGGGCGCAGACCCAGGCCCGCTACGAGCAACGCCGCCACGACGTGGAGCGCCCGCTGCTGGCGCCGGAAGAGCTGTACCAGGCGCCGGACGCGCTGCGCGAACGCCTCAACGGGCTGCCGCGCATCGACGTGTGGGCCGCCGACCACCCGCGCATCGACGAGGCGCAGGCGCTGGGCGACCAGCCGCTGCCGCCGCTGCCGGTGGCGGCCAAGGACGCTGCGCCAGGCGCGGCGCTGAAGAGCTTCCTCGATCACTACCCGGGCCGGGTGCTGATCGCGGCCGATTCACCGGGCCGCCGCGAGGCGCTGCTGGAAGTGTTGGCGGCCGCGGAGTTGAAGCCGGAGGTGCTGCCGAATTTCGCGGCATTTGTTCCTTCTCCCACCGGGAGAAGGTGGCGCGAAGCGCCGGATGAGGGTGCGGCGCTCGCGCGGTCGGAAACGAAGAAGGCCGGGTCGGCGGCAGCTTCCAAAGCTGCGCAGACACAAAACTCTAGCGGTCGTACCCTCACCCCAACCCCTCTCCCGGAGGGAGAGGGGCTGGACTCCGGCGCGATCGCTGCACGTTTCGCCATTGCCGTGGCGCCGCTCGACGACGGCTTCGCGCTGGAGGAGCCGCGCATCGCGGTGCTGACCGAGCGCCAGTTGTTCCCCGAGCGCGCCAGCCAGCCGCGGCGCAGCCGCCGCGTGGGACGCGAGCCGGAAGCGATCATCCGCGACCTGGGCGAGCTGTCCGAGGGCGCGCCGATCGTGCACGAGGACCATGGCGTCGGCCGCTACCGCGGGCTGATCGTGCTCGATGCCGGCGGCATGCCCGGCGAGTTCCTGGAAATCGAATACGCCAAGGGCGACCGGCTGTACGTGCCGGTCGCGCAGTTGCACCTGATCAGCCGCTACTCCGGCGCCTCGGCCGAGACCGCGCCGCTGCATTCGCTGGGCGGCGAGCAATGGACCAAGGCCAAGCGCAAGGCCGCCGAGAAGGTGCGCGACGTGGCCGCGGAGCTGCTGGAGATCCAGGCGCGTCGCCAGGCCCGCGCCGGGCTGGCGTTGCAGGTGGACCGGGCGATGTACGAGCCGTTCGCCGCCGGCTTCCCGTTCGAGGAAACCCCCGACCAGCTGGCCGCGATCGACGCCACCCTGCGCGACTTGGCCAGCAGCCAGCCGATGGACCGCGTGGTGTGCGGCGACGTCGGCTTCGGCAAGACCGAGGTCGCGGTGCGCGCGGCCTTCGCCGCGGCCAGCGCCGGCAAGCAGGTGGCGGTGCTGGTGCCGACCACGCTGCTGGCCGAACAGCACTACCGCAACTTCCGCGACCGCTTCGCCGACTACCCGCTCAAGGTCGAGGTGCTGTCGCGCTTCAAGAGCAGCAAGGAGATCAAGGCCGAACTGGAGAAGGTCGCCGCCGGCAGCATCGACGTGATCGTCGGCACCCATCGCCTGCTGCAGCCGGACGTGAAGTTCAAGGACCTGGGCATGGTCATCGTCGACGAGGAGCAGCGCTTCGGTGTGCGCCAGAAGGAAGCACTGAAGGCGCTGCGCGCCAACGTGCACCTGCTGACCCTCACCGCCACGCCGATCCCGCGCACCTTGAACATGGCCATGGCCGGCCTGCGCGACCTGTCGATCATCGCCACGCCGCCGCCGAACCGGCTGGCGGTGCAGACCTTCGTCACCCAGTGGGACAACGCGCTGCTGCGCGAGGCCTTCCAGCGCGAACTGGCGCGCGGCGGCCAGCTGTACTTCTTGCACAACGACGTGGAGAGCATCGGCCGCATGCAGCGCGAGCTGAGCGAACTGGTGCCGGAGGCGCGCATCGGCATCGCCCACGGGCAGATGCCCGAGCGCGAGCTGGAAAAGGTGATGCTGGATTTCCAGAAGCAGCGCTTCAACGTGCTGCTGTCGACCACGATCATCGAATCGGGCATCGACATCCCCAACGCCAACACCATCGTCATCAACCGCGCCGACCGCTTCGGCCTGGCGCAGCTGCACCAGTTGCGCGGCCGTGTCGGCCGCTCACACCATCGCGCCTACGCCTACCTGCTGGTACCGGACCGGCGCAGCATCACCCCCGATGCGCAGAAGCGCCTGGATGCAATCGCCTCGATGGACGAGCTGGGCGCCGGCTTCACGCTCGCCACCCACGACCTGGAAATCCGCGGCGCCGGCGAACTGCTCGGCGAGGACCAGAGCGGGCAGATGGCCGAGGTCGGCTTCAGCCTGTACACCGAACTGCTGGAACGCGCGGTGCGCAGCATCCGCCAGGGCAAGCTGCCTGACCTGGACGCCGGCGAGGAAGTGCGCGGCGCCGAAGTGGAACTGCATGTGCCCGCCCTGATCCCCGACGACTACCTGCCCGACGTGCATACGCGCCTGACCCTGTACAAGCGCATTTCCAGCGCCCGCGACAGCGATGGCCTGCGCGAACTGCAGGTGGAGATGATCGACCGCTTCGGCCTGCTGCCGGATCCGGTGAAGCACCTGTTCGCGATCGCCGAACTGAAGCTGCAGGCCAATGCGCTGGGCATCCGCAAGCTGGAACTGGGCGAACACGGCGGGCGCCTGGTGTTCGAGGCCAAGCCCAACGTGGATCCGATGACCATCATCCAGATGATCCAGAAGCAGCCCAAGCTGTACGCGATGGATGGCCCGGACAAGCTGAAGCTCAAGCTGCCGCTGCCGGAAGCGGCCGACCGTTTCAATGCCGCGCGCGGCCTGCTGACCGCGCTGTCGCCACGCTGA
- the rlmJ gene encoding 23S rRNA (adenine(2030)-N(6))-methyltransferase RlmJ → MNYRHAFHAGNHADVLKHIVLLALLDAFKRKDSPFFVLDTHAGRGRYLFAANEARKTGEAVAGVLRLMGQPTLPEVVERYLRAVQADNPVGALVAYPGSPLLVAQALRTQDRLAACELQPEEAAELKALFAHDRRVQVHAGDGYAAIKAFLPPKSGANRIGRGLVLIDPPYEAQDAEYPLIVAALRETLSRWPQAVCAVWYPIKQRRSLQPFFRKAASLPVASALVAELQVRPDDSPLRLNGSGMLLLNPPWQFEQALAQALPPLKAHLGEAGASTRLEWLKREA, encoded by the coding sequence ATGAATTACCGCCACGCCTTCCACGCCGGCAACCATGCCGACGTCCTCAAGCACATCGTGCTGCTGGCGCTGCTCGATGCGTTCAAGCGCAAGGACAGCCCGTTCTTCGTGCTCGATACCCACGCCGGGCGTGGCCGCTACCTGTTTGCGGCCAACGAAGCGCGCAAGACCGGCGAGGCGGTCGCCGGCGTGCTGCGGCTGATGGGCCAGCCGACCCTGCCGGAGGTGGTGGAGCGCTACCTGCGCGCAGTGCAGGCCGACAATCCCGTAGGAGCGCTGGTCGCCTATCCCGGCTCGCCGCTGCTGGTGGCGCAGGCGCTGCGCACGCAGGACCGGCTGGCAGCCTGCGAGCTGCAGCCCGAGGAAGCCGCCGAACTGAAGGCGTTGTTCGCCCACGACCGCCGCGTGCAGGTGCACGCCGGCGATGGCTATGCGGCGATCAAGGCATTCCTGCCGCCGAAGTCCGGGGCCAACCGGATCGGTCGCGGGCTGGTGCTGATCGATCCGCCCTACGAGGCGCAGGACGCCGAGTACCCGCTGATCGTGGCCGCGCTGCGCGAGACCCTGAGCCGCTGGCCGCAGGCGGTGTGCGCGGTGTGGTATCCGATCAAGCAGCGCCGCAGCCTGCAGCCGTTCTTCCGCAAGGCCGCGTCGTTGCCGGTGGCGTCGGCGCTGGTCGCCGAACTGCAGGTGCGCCCGGACGATTCGCCGCTGCGGCTCAACGGCAGCGGCATGCTGCTGCTCAATCCGCCCTGGCAGTTCGAGCAGGCGCTGGCGCAGGCGCTGCCGCCACTGAAGGCGCACCTGGGCGAGGCCGGCGCCAGCACGCGCCTGGAGTGGCTCAAGCGCGAGGCGTGA
- a CDS encoding GNAT family N-acetyltransferase, which yields MATRNRMPPWHETFTLPSGRELLIRPIRPEDSAPLQGAFGLLGPTEIRERFLHSTQELTEDMAQRLTHPNPKSELILVAAEPLPPGEAVVGAVARAAINPGTREAQYAILVSSFVSGQGLGRQLMRKLVKWARRKYLDRLYGDVLERNVPMLQLAESLGFQRMPHPDNPDLVRVVLELGN from the coding sequence ATGGCTACCCGCAACCGCATGCCTCCGTGGCATGAAACCTTCACCCTGCCCAGTGGACGCGAATTGCTGATCCGGCCGATCCGGCCGGAGGACAGCGCGCCGCTGCAGGGTGCCTTCGGCCTGCTCGGGCCGACCGAGATCCGCGAGCGCTTCCTGCATTCGACGCAGGAACTGACCGAGGACATGGCGCAACGCCTCACCCATCCCAATCCGAAGTCGGAACTGATCCTGGTGGCGGCCGAGCCGCTGCCGCCGGGCGAGGCCGTGGTCGGCGCGGTGGCGCGCGCGGCGATCAACCCCGGCACCCGCGAGGCGCAGTACGCGATCCTGGTCAGCAGCTTCGTCTCCGGGCAAGGACTGGGCCGGCAGCTGATGCGCAAGCTGGTCAAGTGGGCGCGCCGCAAGTACCTGGACCGGCTCTACGGCGACGTGCTCGAACGCAACGTGCCGATGCTGCAACTGGCCGAGTCGCTGGGCTTCCAGCGCATGCCGCATCCGGACAATCCGGACCTGGTGCGGGTGGTGCTGGAACTGGGTAACTGA